One window of the Drosophila virilis strain 15010-1051.87 unplaced genomic scaffold, Dvir_AGI_RSII-ME tig00002610, whole genome shotgun sequence genome contains the following:
- the LOC138911757 gene encoding uncharacterized protein, whose protein sequence is MTDMQRACDAAMVRKKKGGNKHKPVRWWNGEIEDVRNRCHTARRIYQRDGKQQTWPWSTKPKKLAQPTTPGELCSPRLSSEASGNAGPTRYPAFGQAYKTVMSKLARGPVPTCPEHLKQIVETLLPRQIELAHNPPAVGTSVVLPIDTEDISATLKRPAYRPLCMLDSTGKLFERIICDRLKKEIADRYGLSDQQFGFRKHRSTVVAIKLVADTAGKAI, encoded by the exons atgacagaCATGCAACGAGCCTGCGATGCAGCGATGGTGAGGAAAAAGAAAGGAGGTAACAAACACAAGCCAGTCCGATGGTGGAATGGCGAAATAGAGGATGTGCGTAATAGGTGCCACACAGCAAGACGCATATACCAGCGCGACGGGAAACAGCAAACCTGGCCCTGGAGCACGAAGCCGAAGAAGCTCGCGCAGCCTACCACTCCTGGCGAGCTATGCTCACCAAGGCTATCAAGCGAAGCAAGCGGCAATGCTGGACCAACCCGATACCCAGCCTTTGGACAAGCCTACAAAACGGTAATGAGCAAACTCGCAAGAGGACCCGTACCGACCTGCCCAGAGCATCTAAAGCAGATAGTGGAGACACTGCTCCCGCGCCAGATAGAGCTAGCCCACAACCCTCCAGCCGTAGGCACGTCGGTGGTGCTTCCCATCGACACAGAAGACATAAGTGCCACGCTAAAGC GACCCGCCTACAGGCCACTCTGCATGCTGGACTCCACGGGCAAGCTGTTCGAGCGCATCATCTGCGATCGTCTGAAGAAGGAGATCGCTGATCGCTATGGACTGTCGGACCAGCAGTTCGGCTTCCGTAAACACAGGAGCACTGTCGTCGCTATCAAATTGGTAGCGGACACGGCAGGGAAGGCCATATGA
- the LOC138911758 gene encoding uncharacterized protein: MQRACDAAMVRKKKGGNKHKPVRWWNGEIEDVRNRCHTARRIYQRDGKQQTWPWSTKPKKLAQPTTPGELCSPRLSSEASGNAGPTRYPAFGQAYKTVMSKLARGPVPTCPEHLKQIVETLLPRQIELAHNPPAVGTSVVLPIDTEDISATLKRPAYRPLCMLDSTGKLFERIICDRLKKEIADRYGLSDQQFGFRKHRSTVVAIKLVADTAGKAI, translated from the exons ATGCAACGAGCCTGCGATGCAGCGATGGTGAGGAAAAAGAAAGGAGGTAACAAACACAAGCCAGTCCGATGGTGGAATGGCGAAATAGAGGATGTGCGTAATAGGTGCCACACAGCAAGACGCATATACCAGCGCGACGGGAAACAGCAAACCTGGCCCTGGAGCACGAAGCCGAAGAAGCTCGCGCAGCCTACCACTCCTGGCGAGCTATGCTCACCAAGGCTATCAAGCGAAGCAAGCGGCAATGCTGGACCAACCCGATACCCAGCCTTTGGACAAGCCTACAAAACGGTAATGAGCAAACTCGCAAGAGGACCCGTACCGACCTGCCCAGAGCATCTAAAGCAGATAGTGGAGACACTGCTCCCGCGCCAGATAGAGCTAGCCCACAACCCTCCAGCCGTAGGCACGTCGGTGGTGCTTCCCATCGACACAGAAGACATAAGTGCCACGCTAAAGC GACCCGCCTACAGGCCACTCTGCATGCTGGACTCCACGGGCAAGCTGTTCGAGCGCATCATCTGCGATCGTCTGAAGAAGGAGATCGCTGATCGCTATGGACTGTCGGACCAGCAGTTCGGCTTCCGTAAACACAGGAGCACTGTCGTCGCTATCAAATTGGTAGCGGACACGGCAGGGAAGGCCATATGA